A single genomic interval of Corylus avellana chromosome ca10, CavTom2PMs-1.0 harbors:
- the LOC132164611 gene encoding UBP1-associated protein 2B-like, whose amino-acid sequence MASKKRKSAAEEETSSKPKQVAPQPPPQDSEEEEASSESEPEEEEEEEPEDESSSPPSLSSSEDDDEESKRDTIKKLLQPFGKDQLINILKEAAAKTPSITAHIINSVDSDPIHRKIFVHGLAWDTTTETLAASFNPYGPIEECNVVTDKTTGRSKGYGFVLFKTRAAAGKALKQPQKKIGNRMVSCQLACAGPTQNQPQPAVSDTGGRRLYVANVGPQIAAEKLRAFFAKFGDIEDGSLGGIDKETGKFRGYAIIVYTSVEGIRKALEEPVKFFDGAKLLCSVATEGRNAKNNMNSNNKNDVASGAASGIPGVSGASLSPNGVALPMPLNPGLVSQAFNPGAVLMAQSPGFGFLNPVLGMGAGGPMNQVGFGFPSSFPGGVSQSLNRVGIATSMGLTQMSAGFGSQPAISSISPSVIGNYGSQAALQGLGTYQSSQLGQSSTATRSQTGIGSVGTLPSYLGR is encoded by the coding sequence ATGGCCTCCAAGAAGCGTAAATCAGCCGCCGAGGAAGAAACTTCTTCCAAGCCTAAACAGGTTGCACCCCAACCACCCCCTCAAGAttccgaagaagaagaagcctcTTCAGAATCAGAACccgaagaggaagaagaagaggaaccaGAGGACGAATCCTCATCACCACCATCGTTGTCATCATCAGAAGATGATGACGAGGAGTCCAAGCGAGACACAATAAAGAAACTTCTGCAACCCTTTGGCAAAGACCAGCTCATCAACATTCTCAAAGAAGCCGCCGCCAAAACCCCTTCCATTACCGCCCACATAATCAATTCCGTCGACTCCGACCCCATCCACCGTAAGATCTTCGTCCATGGCCTCGCTTGGGACACCACCACCGAAACCCTAGCCGCCTCCTTCAATCCTTACGGTCCCATTGAGGAATGCAACGTCGTCACGGACAAGACCACCGGCCGTTCCAAAGGCTACGGGTTCGTCCTCTTCAAGACCCGCGCCGCAGCCGGCAAGGCCCTCAAGCAGCCCCAGAAAAAGATTGGGAATCGGATGGTCTCGTGCCAGCTCGCGTGCGCAGGGCCCACGCAGAATCAGCCCCAGCCGGCGGTTTCCGATACCGGCGGCCGCAGGCTCTATGTGGCCAATGTGGGGCCGCAGATTGCCGCTGAGAAGCTGCGGGCGTTCTTTGCCAAGTTTGGGGATATTGAGGATGGGTCCTTGGGTGGTATCGATAAGGAGACCGGCAAGTTTAGGGGATACGCCATAATTGTTTACACTTCGGTAGAGGGAATCAGAAAAGCATTGGAAGAGCCTGTTAAGTTCTTCGATGGTGCCAAATTGCTATGCTCGGTCGCCACCGAAGGCCGTAATGCTAAGAATAATATGAACAGTAATAACAAGAATGATGTTGCTTCTGGTGCCGCTTCTGGTATTCCTGGTGTTTCCGGAGCCTCATTGTCTCCAAATGGTGTGGCTCTACCAATGCCATTGAATCCGGGCTTGGTTTCTCAAGCTTTCAACCCGGGTGCGGTTTTAATGGCTCAGAGTCCAGGTTTTGGGTTTCTCAATCCAGTATTGGGTATGGGCGCTGGCGGACCAATGAATCAGGTGGGGTTCGGGTTCCCTTCATCGTTTCCTGGTGGAGTGTCCCAGTCCTTGAACAGGGTTGGAATTGCTACTTCTATGGGATTGACTCAAATGAGTGCGGGGTTTGGTTCACAGCCTGCTATTAGCAGTATAAGCCCGAGTGTGATTGGTAATTATGGGTCTCAAGCCGCTTTGCAAGGTTTGGGAACATATCAGAGTTCCCAATTGGGTCAGTCTTCAACAGCAACGAGGTCCCAAACTGGTATTGGATCTGTTGGAACCTTGCCATCTTATTTGGGGCGCTAG